The DNA region GACTGGAGTTTCCCCATCGGTGGGGCCAGTATCACTTATTTGGCTGCCGATAGGGGGAGGCTAAACCAGTTGGGGGACAGCGAGGATGGAGACACGACCGACGGGGGGGTGGGCGACGCGGAGGGGGAGGCAGCCCCTTTGCCAGGGAATCACCACCTTCGCAGTGGCAGCGGTGGTGGCGGCAGCGGCGGTGGGAGAGGCGACCCGGACGAGAACGGGTACGTCATCTTCGACGAGGGTACGCACCCAAGTAACTCCACATGTGAGaagggaaaacgaaaagaggCAAAGGCAGGTAAAAGCGACCCAAAGGAAGGTAAAAGCGACCCGGACGCACTCAAGCTGAGCGACCTGGTCAAGctggaaatgcaaaaagtCGACAGCAAAAATttgaacgaaataaaaagtatagttgtgaaaaaaaaaaaaaaaaaaaaaaaaaatcgtgcCGCAAATAGTGCAGACAACACACTTGTCCACGTAAATGTAGAGGACAAgatcaaaattttgcaaattttaaattcacaagaagaggaagaaggccACCGTGGGAAGGGTGATGGTGAGGAGAACTCTCATTCGGATGCGTCCGGGGAgttccttttctcctcctcttccgatgagtcctcttcctcattgTCATACGATTGCGAAACAATCCTCACGACGAAGACGAACACGACGAACCACCCTTGCAAGTTAGTCATCCCCAAGAAGGTCCCTACCCCCTCCTCGGCCAGCCCGCTGATTAACCCTCTCCCGCACGGCAGCGCCAACGCGAGGAGGAGGGAcagggagaaggagaaagcgGGCGAGGAGGCCAAGCTGGAGAGCTACCTGGTCCTGGAAAATGTAAGCAGCGGCCCGCCGGGcagaagcggtgaagaggcaaagcggtggagaggCCCTTGCCTCTTGCGTCAACGCCCATGCGTTTGTTCGTGGGCGTTCCTCTGCACACCGCCTACTTGCCGCATATTCACGCTAACTCACCGCttacccccccctgcagataAACACCACGCGCAGCAAAAACGAAACCCCCGAAGAAAAGAGGGAGCGGAAGAAGTCCGTCAAGGAGGCGCAGCGGCTGAACCGGAagttgaaaaaggaaaacgcccTGCTGATGAAGGTACGGCCTGTGCGCTGAGAAAGTTGCCTTATTCGCCCCCCGTGTTGGCTCTGTGTGTTTGTTGCGTTTGTCCAGCATATTTGTTGGCCGCACCTTTTAGCCACACTTTTTCGCCACACCTTTTCGCCACATTTCTTTGCCACATCTCTCCGttgcacttcccccccccgcagagcgaaaaaaaaatgatgaacaaGAAGAGCAACCCCTTCGACATCAGAGACAACGTCAAGTACATTAAACTGTAAACCGGGGGTCCCTTCGACGCGCTCCGCTTTGAGGATTTTTGTGCGTCTCGGTTGGCGGACGCAGCCGAGTGGACGTGGCGATGTGGCTAGTCACTCGTTCGCTGCGTTGGCGCAAAGAGCGCCGTCGatttgtttcgtttttcgGGTCATTTTGCTGGCCATTTTGCTGGACATTTTGGCGGCCATTTTTCCTGCCATTTTGCTGGCCATTTTTACGGGCTTCTAACCCCCCCTGTTTCGTGTTACCCCGctttaatttccttttttcgtcgCGCGCATAACCCCCTAACTCGTTGTGCCTGTCAAAATGCATTTCCCGAaatgcccctccccctccgcgCCTTCACCCTTCTGGATGATGCACAtcgggaagaaaaaaaaaaaaaaaaaaaaaaaaaaccgttACAATTACAACGAAACAACGGTCCTTTTGCAAACTTGCCAAAGTGGGCACCCGTGgtggaaaaatattctttctGTGCAAAACcctcaaaagaaaaaaaaaaaaagaaaaaaaggccatGATAATGATGAAGGCAACTCGCGGTGCATTTGCATACACcgcgcacaaaaaaaaggcacctcCTCATTAACCGCCGTTTCGCTCGCAAAAGGGGACAATGATTCGCACGAAGTGGTCCCTAATGACGTTGTAATATCTATCCTCCTCGCGAAAGGCCACCTCATCATCACTGCAATCCGAAAACGCCTTCGCGATTCTGTCTGCACACACCCGTTCCACATGTTCATATTCGTCGAGCAATTTTTGAACAAAGGAAAAATCGCCCAGCGTGTTATTCACATGATGAAGGACTCTTCGGATgaaatttttgttattcgATTGGAAGAAGTCTTGGGGGGAGCTGCCCCGACAGGTGTGGTAGTAATGTGCGTTCTGCGCTTCGCCAGCTTCGTCAACTTCGCCCAATTCGCCCGCTTCGCTGACTTCGTCGGGGGGACCCCCCTCTTGTGAGGGGCCCTCACCACCCACAGAACAGTCACTGCCATACGTCCCCAGCAAGGAACACACATTCAGCCTggaaaaacatttataaaaatttttgtacaaaatTTCAAAGAGAGTTACAACTTGGTCCCTCTTCAGCTTGTGGGCCTTACTGGTGGTGCCTTTCCATCTGGTGGCTCGTCCCCTTAAGCTTTGGCCCTCCTCGGTGCTGGTCTCTCCGGAGGAACGTCTTCCCTGGCCACTGCCTCGGCTGCTGCTACTGCTACGGATGCTACCACTCCTGCCTCTTCCAtcgctttccccccctctttgGGCGAACCCGGCGGAGACCTCCCTAACGCGGATCTCGTCCACACATGTGGGCAAAATTTTGCTGAAGAAGACGCGGGAAAAAACCTCATCAAAGTGCATGTCCAAGGGTTGCCTCTTCCTATCGccccctttaaaaaataaactgcgCCCCTCATAAATCACCTCCCTTTGGGGATTCAAATAGACCCCCAGCTGGCCCTTCAAATACACATAATAAATGCGCCTATCtttgccttcctttttacGCGTTTTTCTACAAAACCTTCTCTGCTTTCGTTGCTCCTCACTGGGGGAAGTGCTGCCCCCGGAATGATTACTATGGTAGGCGCTGggatttatttctttcctctGCTGATCGCCTTCCTCAGTTTTAAAGCTATCTGCGGGTGGGTATTTGCCGgggggggacttccccctcttccttttcttctccacttcttcaccatttGGTGTTTTTCCCGGGCGGGTCCTTTTCTTCGCCACTTCCTCATCGTATGGTGTTTTTCCCTGGCGatcccttttcttcttcttcccctcgtcGGACCCCTTTACATCCCTCCCGCATTTCCCCTTCGTCTTTCTGGTTTCCACTtggtctatttttttccctatcaTGTTCGCTTTTTTCACCTCTTCGATGGGGACGTTCGGATGGGGAGGAGCCTCACTTGGAGGTGCGGTGGTAGACCCGATCGGATGATCCATGACTGGCCGATTGGGTGGGTCCTCTTTACACTGCTCCTCAACCCTGTGTGTGATTACCCCCCCATTTCTGCCACTCCGCTCCGGGCTGTCATCCAGCTTGAAGTGCTTCTCCAGTTGGGGATCTCTGCAGAGTTTGATGTTCCTCTTGAGGATTATTTTTACTGGCCTCCTTTGCGCGGCGGGCTGTGGAGGCTTCGCCTGGTGGGGCACCTCCTCCCGCGCTGTGAGATCTGGTGGCCTATCCCGCCTTTCCCTCTCCACGCACTTCCTACACCCGGACGACTTAAAAACCAACCTGAACAGCTCATGCGAGAGGAACGACCTGTACCTAACGGCGCACACCTCGCACAGGgattttacaattttcctCATCTTCCCAAGGGGCAGCTTCCCCGGGTCGTCCGCTCTACTCCTTCGCAAAAAACGCCCTACCCTTTTCGCGTACCTGTAGAGGAGCCTCCGCTCGCGCGCTTCCGCAGTTTTGTTTGCGCTCATGGGGGTGTTGGCGGTGGGGGTGGAGGTGACACTGGCAATGGAATTGGCACCGTCTCTGGCACCGCCCCTTGGGTGGGGACCCACCTCCGGGTTGACCTTCCCCTCAGCGTTGTCGCTGGGGCACCCCGGGAGGCTACCCCCCATCTCCCTCGAAAGATTAGCAGACCGATCATGCAGGGAAGGTCTCCTATGTGAAGTTTCCTCTCGTGAAGACGCCACCTCTGTGGTCTCCACTGGTGACGCTTCCAAAGAGGAagggccccccccctgctgccgCTCACCTACGCAATCGCTGGAGCATCTGTCCAAACCGCACATGTGCCATTTCAACCTGTTTAGGGTAGCTTCCTCCGTGGAAGTGTCCCCCTCCAAGAAGAACCTACTTAAAAATTGTATGTAATATCGGTGCAGTAGTTCGAACCGCTTGATGTGTACCTCCCTACGAGTGAAGTGGGCACTGTTGTAGTTGCCCCCTGCGGAGGAATCTCCTCCCAAATGGCGAGTCGACTCCGTAAGCTGCTTCACCTGCAGGTACTCCCCGAGCATATTCAGTTTGTACTGCTGCCTGGTGAACTCCCTGAGGTGGAAGTAAAACTGGATTCTGTCCGCTCGGCGGGGCTCGCCAATCGGGGAGGGCTCGTCAATATGGGCAGTCTTGCCATCCTTGTCATCCTCGCCACCCTCACACCTGCCATTCCTTCCAGTGTAGCAACTGGGGGAGTACCTCTTGGCGGGGTTTCCATCCGGGGGAGCCTCCCAGCAAGAGGGACCCACCTGGGGGACACCTCCGAGGGCAAAACTGAAGTCAGCGAAAGGGATGTGGCTCCAAACATGCAAGTCCTCATCGGTGCTCACACAGCAGAGGATTGTCTTTCTTCCCTCAGGTAAAAGGGCGCGCATCATTCTGTTCATTCTTCTCCCTACGCGTTTCCTCCTTTCGCATGGGGCATGTAAATACGCTCGTCCACTTTGCCAACCAGTGGGGGTTTCATACAGGGGGGGGTGACTCACCAGGTTGTAAAaagtatacatatttttttcacccggTTTGCTTGCCAACGTGGGGATATCCTCACCATTTCTCTTCCCTTCTTGGGGGTCTCCCCCCGCGGTGCCTCCACGGGGATTACCCCTCAGCTTACTGAGGCTGGAAACTATCCCCTTCTGAAGTGTCTCTATCCTTGCCCTTATAGTGTCTACCTTATGGGTGTCCATTTGGTTGCTGTGCCTCCCCCTCGATTTGGCCTTCTCCGTTTGGTCTTTAACGATCTGGGGGTCATTCGAAGGGGAGTTGCTCCGAGCGTTCACATATTCGGAggtcgcttctcccccgacGATTTCTCTGCTGAAATTACGTCCATTAATGTCACATGGGGGGGGCCCCCCACTTGGCTGACCCTTCTGCACAGTTTGAGGTCCCCCCTGAGGCAGCTCTGCCAAGTGGTATGGCACACCCGTTCCTCTCCGTGttggcttctccccttggTGGTCGCTTACGCAGGGCGCATCTTCTCTCCTCTTCGGGGGACCCACCTCACGGACACATGTACAATCACTATGGGTGCATTTCTTCCAACTGAGCTCACACCCGTTTGAGGATTCCTCTCCACTGCTGGAGGTGCGTCTTCTCCTGCCCCGTACACTACCGCCGAGTCTTCTCCTGTCGCCCCCCTCCCTCTGACTGCTCAGCTGCAAAAAGTGGCCACTCGGGTGCGAAAAAATGTAGTCTATCATTGAGTTGAAAATGTGCCTGTATTTTATGTCGTATTGGGCCAGGTGGTCCCTTTGGTTCGGATCGCAGCTGTCCTTTTCGCCCTTTGGAGGAGACGCGCTGGGGGAATCCGCGACAGTGGAAGTGCCCTCGGGGGAATGACCCCTTCGACCCTCGCCCTGGGCCCTATCACGGGCATCATCATCGCCGCCGTAGCAACTACCGCCACCGCTACCACCCCCGGCGGGGCACTCCTCCTTAAAGTCCTCCCTCTCCACGGATACCAAGTAATTTACAATCGAGAGCACCTCGTCGCAGTTCATGTCCCCCTCGTGAGGGGGTTCGTTCGGGAGTGCCTCTATTGTTCCTTCCTGAGGGGTTTCATAACTGGAGGTACCCCCATGTGAGTCGCTCTGCGGGTTGCTCTGCGTGTCTCTGTGCGTGCCCACTTCGTCACCCCCCTCCACAGAGCGGCACCCGTGAAGACGCGGTTCACCCAGGGGGGCCTCTAACTGTGGGTCGTTCCTCGCAGATTCACTTCCGCCTTCACATTGGGGACTACCACATGGGGGCATGTTAAAGTGCTCCTCATGTTGATCATAATTCTGGATGGCCCtgtccttttcttcccttccgtTTTTCCCAACGTCGCGGCcgcccgcttcttccttcttccccttcttgggGCTGCTTTCCACTTGGTCCGTTTTTCCCATCCCGTGTTTGAAGCCAGTGTGGGTCGCGCGGAGGGGTCACTGGTGGACACATGCTGGCAGCGGTGCAGCGGTGATGTAGACATGCACACGGGGGATCTCCACAAAGCGCCGCTTTGCAGCAGTGATGTAGACATGCACACGGGGGATCTCCCCAAAGCGCCACTTTGCAGCAGTGGTTTACGCATACACACGGGGGATCTCCCAAAAGCGCCGCTCATGTGTTGTGGAAGCGCTTTTCACTTGGCTGCCTCACCacgccgcttcccttttgctgtGTAAACTGTTCACACGATGCGTTTAGGAGAAGCAACAGGAGGTGCCCTTTGTTGCGCCCCTTATCTGGCAACCCACACGATCATAGCTGCTTAGCTATGCATCCCTCTTgtcactccttttttttccgtttagAAGGTGGCTCCCTGGCCCTAGCCCGCTGCACCCCTTTTGTGTGCCCACATTGGGGGAAGTTAGGCCAATTTTTCCTCGCCCCTTTGCTCGTGCCACTTCTTCCCCAAGGCAGAACGGCACGTGAGCACTCAGCGGGTGCGCTTCCAGCTGACCATCCTACTTAATTCACAGCAGCACAGTTAAGCAGAggggtaggaaaaaaaaaaaataaaataaaaagtaaagcCGTGCTGTGCTGTGCTGTGCTATGCCGTGCCGTTAGAAGGGTATACCCCCAAAGGATAACCGCCTCGCAAaggctccccttttttgacgTTTCGAAAGTTCACAGGGAAAGCGAGCCTCTCCAAAAAGAGGCTGGCCATTTCTACACTGTGGAGGCATTTCCAAATTGGTGCCCCCTCGCCGAGCCCCCACTTGGCCAATCGTTTTTAGCCCATTCTTTTGCGGTGA from Plasmodium vivax chromosome 4, whole genome shotgun sequence includes:
- a CDS encoding hypothetical protein, conserved (encoded by transcript PVX_002815A) — translated: MKGGSSGRAERRGGGCRVKKVTFREPPVVCEFSENEKHEFEESSCGEGADAKTLLDETELSSLMESFDPVSFGIKEKLSESEKKILIREIYGRSGANGAFSTSVSNRKKDKKGITLREEDPVEEQPGEIGGELTSYASRQNGGSQLWEYSYYNASETSNKTGKKKKKKKKKKKKKRKGAKEEDPMAYLDGDCYFPNDGYNYEQHLKSISPNFVSAKSKGENNIFEVKPTDEEERELFKTFEEDNYEELNDNFVYEAQDVSGEDKLDVSKDLIWGTSDWSFPIGGASITYLAADRGRLNQLGDSEDGDTTDGGVGDAEGEAAPLPGNHHLRSGSGGGGSGGGRGDPDENGYVIFDEGTHPSNSTCEKGKRKEAKAGKSDPKEGKSDPDALKLSDLVKLEMQKVDSKNLNEIKSIVVKKKKKKKKNRAANSADNTLVHVNVEDKIKILQILNSQEEEEGHRGKGDGEENSHSDASGEFLFSSSSDESSSSLSYDCETILTTKTNTTNHPCKLVIPKKVPTPSSASPLINPLPHGSANARRRDREKEKAGEEAKLESYLVLENINTTRSKNETPEEKRERKKSVKEAQRLNRKLKKENALLMKSEKKMMNKKSNPFDIRDNVKYIKL
- a CDS encoding hypothetical protein (encoded by transcript PVX_002820A); translated protein: MGKTDQVESSPKKGKKEEAGGRDVGKNGREEKDRAIQNYDQHEEHFNMPPCGSPQCEGGSESARNDPQLEAPLGEPRLHGCRSVEGGDEVGTHRDTQSNPQSDSHGGTSSYETPQEGTIEALPNEPPHEGDMNCDEVLSIVNYLVSVEREDFKEECPAGGGSGGGSCYGGDDDARDRAQGEGRRGHSPEGTSTVADSPSASPPKGEKDSCDPNQRDHLAQYDIKYRHIFNSMIDYIFSHPSGHFLQLSSQREGGDRRRLGGSVRGRRRRTSSSGEESSNGCELSWKKCTHSDCTCVREVGPPKRREDAPCVSDHQGEKPTRRGTGVPYHLAELPQGGPQTVQKGQPSGGPPPCDINGRNFSREIVGGEATSEYVNARSNSPSNDPQIVKDQTEKAKSRGRHSNQMDTHKVDTIRARIETLQKGIVSSLSKLRGNPRGGTAGGDPQEGKRNGEDIPTLASKPGEKNMYTFYNLVSHPPLYETPTGWQSGRAYLHAPCERRKRVGRRMNRMMRALLPEGRKTILCCVSTDEDLHVWSHIPFADFSFALGGVPQVGPSCWEAPPDGNPAKRYSPSCYTGRNGRCEGGEDDKDGKTAHIDEPSPIGEPRRADRIQFYFHLREFTRQQYKLNMLGEYLQVKQLTESTRHLGGDSSAGGNYNSAHFTRREVHIKRFELLHRYYIQFLSRFFLEGDTSTEEATLNRLKWHMCGLDRCSSDCVGERQQGGGPSSLEASPVETTEVASSREETSHRRPSLHDRSANLSREMGGSLPGCPSDNAEGKVNPEVGPHPRGGARDGANSIASVTSTPTANTPMSANKTAEARERRLLYRYAKRVGRFLRRSRADDPGKLPLGKMRKIVKSLCEVCAVRYRSFLSHELFRLVFKSSGCRKCVERERRDRPPDLTAREEVPHQAKPPQPAAQRRPVKIILKRNIKLCRDPQLEKHFKLDDSPERSGRNGGVITHRVEEQCKEDPPNRPVMDHPIGSTTAPPSEAPPHPNVPIEEVKKANMIGKKIDQVETRKTKGKCGRDVKGSDEGKKKKRDRQGKTPYDEEVAKKRTRPGKTPNGEEVEKKRKRGKSPPGKYPPADSFKTEEGDQQRKEINPSAYHSNHSGGSTSPSEEQRKQRRFCRKTRKKEGKDRRIYYVYLKGQLGVYLNPQREVIYEGRSLFFKGGDRKRQPLDMHFDEVFSRVFFSKILPTCVDEIRVREVSAGFAQRGGESDGRGRSGSIRSSSSSRGSGQGRRSSGETSTEEGQSLRGRATRWKGTTSKAHKLKRDQVVTLFEILYKNFYKCFSRLNVCSLLGTYGSDCSVGGEGPSQEGGPPDEVSEAGELGEVDEAGEAQNAHYYHTCRGSSPQDFFQSNNKNFIRRVLHHVNNTLGDFSFVQKLLDEYEHVERVCADRIAKAFSDCSDDEVAFREEDRYYNVIRDHFVRIIVPFCERNGG